In one Dunckerocampus dactyliophorus isolate RoL2022-P2 chromosome 9, RoL_Ddac_1.1, whole genome shotgun sequence genomic region, the following are encoded:
- the tmprss3a gene encoding transmembrane protease serine 3: MPVTKVQPFMTEDDLDKKWKKRLLAHRMELIIATCIIVVVTLALGIGLGVGLSCVGKFRCGFSSQCIRSSAQCDGEVDCGNGEDELGCVRLSGRSSVLQVQRGGVWRTVCSEDWNNLLGASACKQLGYTSYVESFFIPLTAIEERLQYNLVSINLSQSQIIKLQNAPTFSKTQCTSGKVTTLKCLECGFRPKYATRIVGGNLSRPGQFPWQVSLHFSSEHLCGGSIITSLWIVTAAHCVFGFTDPSMWTIHVGQTEQPVHGAQSLAVEQIIYHTRYRPKGLDYDIALMKLTKPLVFNGFVEPICLPNYGEEFEEGTMCWISGWGATEDEGETSVFLRSAMVPILSTKTCNQPEVYQGLISPWMICAGYLEGGTDSCQGDSGGPLACEDTSRWKLVGATSWGIGCAIRNKPGVYTRITHSLSWIRQQMEVSACYCTIQYNSNETWIYSTLE, encoded by the exons ATGCCAGTCACCAAAGTGCAGCCATTTATGACTG AAGATGATTTGGacaaaaaatggaagaaaagacTGCTGGCTCATCGCATGGAGTTGATCATTGCTACGTGTATCATCGTGGTGGTCACGCTTGCTCTTGGCATTGGCCTTGGAG TGGGTCTCAGCTGTGTGGGGAAGTTTCGTTGCGGCTTTTCTTCTCAGTGCATAAGAAGCTCAGCACAGTGTGACGGAGAGGTGGACTGTGGCAATGGGGAGGACGAGCTTGGCTGTG tgCGTCTCAGTGGGCGGAGTTCAGTCCTGCAGGTCCAGAGAGGGGGTGTGTGGAGGACAGTCTGCTCAGAGGACTGGAATAATTTGCTCGGAGCGTCTGCCTGCAAACAGCTGGGATACACTAG tTATGTGGAGTCATTCTTCATCCCACTGACCGCCATTGAGGAGCGCCTTCAGTACAATTTGGTGTCCATCAACCTGAGTCAATCGCAGATCATAAAGCTACAAAACGCTCCAACGTTCAG TAAAACCCAATGCACCTCAGGAAAAGTGACAACGCTGAAATGTCTGG AGTGTGGCTTCAGGCCTAAGTACGCAACTCGTATTGTCGGGGGGAACCTCTCCAGGCCTGGCCAGTTTCCCTGGCAGGTTAGCCTCCATTTCAGCAGTGAACATCTGTGTGGCGGCTCCATCATAACGTCCCTCTGGATTGTCACTGCAGCACACTGCGTGTTCGG GTTTACAGACCCTTCCATGTGGACAATCCATGTGGGACAGACGGAGCAGCCAGTCCATGGTGCCCAGTCTCTTGCAGTGGAGCAGATTATATACCACACTCGTTATCGCCCCAAAGGGCTGGATTACGATATCGCCCTCATGAAACTCACCAAGCCCCTTGTTTTTAATG GGTTTGTGGAGCCCATCTGCCTGCCTAATTATGGGGAGGAATTTGAGGAAGGCACGATGTGCTGGATCTCTGGATGGGGGGCAACGGAGGATGAAG GAGAGACCAGCGTGTTTTTACGCTCCGCAATGGTGCCCATCCTTTCCACAAAGACCTGCAACCAACCAGAGGTCTACCAGGGCCTCATCTCTCCATGGATGATCTGTGCAGGGTACTTGGAGGGAGGAACTGACTCCTGTCAG GGGGACAGCGGGGGTCCTCTGGCCTGTGAGGACACCTCTCGATGGAAGCTGGTCGGTGCAACGAGTTGGGGTATTGGCTGTGCTATAAGAAACAAGCCAGGCGTTTACACCAGGATCACGCACTCACTTAGCTGGATCAGGCAACAGATGGAGGTCAGTGCATGTTATTGTACCATACAATACAACAGCAATGAAACgtggatatacagtactttagagtag